GTCGCGGGATTCCACAATAGCTACCTGAATGCTAGCTATTCAAGGTGCTACCGGTCCCAGTGCTCGCGCTAAACCGGCCAATAGCGACCATTACGGTGCCTATTGCTCAACCCCGCGGACTCCCGGCGGTTCTTTACGAACAAAATGGTGGCTAACCGACAAAACGACACGCGGGCCCAGCCCACACCATCCGGAGCCTACCCCCCGTGCCTCAATGTCACCCGGCTCCCCGTCGACCGGATGCCTAGGCGTAATCCCAATCCGTCACTCCGCCTCCACCAGCGCGAACAGAATCGTCGCCTCAGCAACGAGCTTGCCGTCGACGTATGCTTTGCCGCTGCCTTTGCCAAGACGGCCCTTGAGCCTGTCGATGGTGAGTTCCATTTCGAGCTTATCGCCGGGGCGCACCTGGCCGCGATAACGGGCGCCGTCGATACCTGAGAGGAGCGGGCGCTTGCCTTGGAAGTCTGGTTGCGAGAGGATGGCCACGCCACCGAGTTGTGCCATGGCTTCCGTAATGAGAACGCCTGGCATGACGTTGTAGTCCGGGTAGTGGCCGGTGAAGTGCGGCTCGTTTGCCGTGACCATTTTGTAACCTTTGACGCTGACGCCTGGCTCGATTTCCGTGACTCTATCAACGAGCAAGAATGGATAGCGGTGTGGCAGGATTTTGCGAATGTCTTCCGCATAGAGCGGTAGATTGAGTTCCATTGTCGTAAAACACTCCTTGGATATTGCGGGATCATGCCCGCTAGATCAAAAGCAGGGCGCTCCCCCTGCTTTGTGAACGGTAACCCCCGTGAGTCGGTCTGTGGGGTGTATCCGGGTGTGATCGGAGGATGCGAGGTGGTCTTGTGGACCGCCCGCTTCGATCACGCCTCAATACACACGCCTCCGAATTGTAACGATGTCCATGCCGGCGACGTAAAGCGCGGTCGTCACGTAGGACAAGGCGACGGTGAACCAGAGAAGAACTTCCCCGCTCGTGTCGCTGGGCCAAGCTAGAATGATAGAGCAAATGGCGACGTAGTAGCAGAGTGTGGTCATCTTGCCCCACACGTTTGCCTTCGGGACGGCGCGTTTGCCTTGAAAGTAGAAGAACGTTGCACCGATAATCATGAGGACGTCGCGAAGAACCAAGAGGCCTGCGACGAGCCATGGCACCCTGTCCGACTGGATGAGTGAAAAGAGCACGGCGACCATCATGAGTTTGTCGGCGAGCGGATCGAGAAGCTGTCCGGCATACGTCTCTAGCTTATATGTACGAGCGATGTAGCCGTCAAGCACGTCTGTGAGTCCTGCGAACAACAAGACAAGCAGGGCGAGCACTTTGTGCGGGCTGGATGTTGCGTAGAACGCCCACAGGTAACAAGGAATCAATAAGAGCCTGAGCAGGGTCAACATGTTCGGTAAATTCAAAGTATCGCCCCCTCTTCGCGGCAGGGGCAGTCGCCCGAAAGGCGGCTTGTCCGAGCCAAACATATTATATCAGTGCGGTTGGTGCTGGAAAAGTGATTGAAACAGAGCCGGGTGTGCCGCAGCTATCGACGAGTCTTCTTGTACCGAAAACAAAACGTACCGCGCGAGTTGTCTGCGGTACGTTTTCTGCCGTGTTTAGTGTGCGTGGGTATTCGGGCATTGGTTGACTGACAGGACACTGAATGGACGATAAGGACCTGATGAGGCGAACCCAGGGGGCTTCTGCCCACATGTACGACCGCTGGTCCTAGTTCTAGTCCGTCATCCGACGTTACGGCTTAATGGTCGCCGCTATGCCCATCATTTGATTCGTTAACTGTATGCTCTCCGAATTCAGCTCAAACATCCGCTGAGCTTGCAACATATCCGTCATAGTTGCCGTCATGTCCACGTTGCTGTATGCGAGGGCTCCTTGCTGCACGCTCGACTGCGTTGCAGGTTGCGCTTGAACGCCCGGCGCCAAAGCGTACAGGTTGTCCGACTGTGCAATGAGGTGCGACGATGGCTGACCAATTTCCACGATACCGATTCTCGGTCCCTGTATCGATCCGTTAAACACAATCTGCCCATTCGGCTGAATCTGCATGGTGGTCGCGTTCGCTGGGCGAATGATAGGCTGACCAGTCGAAGACAGAACCTGGTTGCCGCTCGGTGTTGCCAAGGCAAACTGACCATTCGCCTGCTTGCTCCAGATGAAGTTTCCAGCTTTCGTATAAAGCGGGCCTTGCGGACTCTGGACGGTAAAGAAACCGGGCCCTTGAATCGCGAAGTCCAGCTGCCCGCCTGTTTGGCGGATATCCATATTGGTGAAATCCGGGCCCTCGCCGACCGCGACAGATCCAGTGCCACCGCGCCAACCGGGCGGGGTTGTCCGGCGGGCATTTTGCGGATCCGTTGCGGAACCATACAGTTGCATCGTCAAGGCATCCTGAAACGTCCCCTGTTGTTGTCCGTAGCCGATGGTGTTGCTGTTTGCGACATTCTCCCCGACCCTGTCCAGCCAATCGGAAGACGCGTGGAGGGCATTGAGGCCAGTTAAAAGGGATTGCATAGCCATGTGTCTTCAGTCTCCTTTTTATCCGTTCACCTTGCCGATATCCGTCGTTGCAGTCTGTAGGAGACTGTCTTCCGTTTGGATAACACGTTGGTTTGCTTCGTACGAATTGACCGCATTGAGCATGAGCGTCATGGTTGTCGTCGGATCGACATTGCTTTCTTCCAATTGACCAGGTTGCAACTGTCCAGTGCCCGTTCGCAATTGCGGGAGGACCGTAGCTGGGGCAAACGAATTGCCGACCATATACTCAGTTTGCCCGAGCGGACTCAGTTGCGTCACATCCGCATCCACCGTTCCGAGACGCGCACCTGGAACCGGTTGTCCAGCCGCATTCACGACGGTATAGGATGCTTGGCCCTGCGAGTCGGTAACAGGTTGTCCGTCTTTCGCGAACACTTCCGGGCCTTGGAATCTCGGATTGATGACGATGCGCGCCCCCTGAATAGGTTGTCCATTTGCACCGACGGGTAGAATCACGTTGCCAGCGGAGTCGACCAAGGTGTTGTTCGAGTCGACCTGGAGTGATCCGCTCTTCGTCAACGCGATGCCCTGTTGCCCTTGTGATGACACGTAGTGAACCGGGTAAAAACTGTGGTAGCCCATGTTACTCTGGTTGCCGACGCGAATGGACAATCCCTCGGCTGCGCCCTGTCCAGGCACCCCAATGACTTGTCCTTGTGCATTCGCGAACAGATACGACGGGTTTCCTCCCGCATCATAGTCAGGAGCGCTGGCCGTAGCCGTGAGCGCCGTACCCCGGTAGTTTGGATTTCGTACAGCATAAACACCTTGCACAGGCTGTCCATTCGCATCGAAGACAGCGAGGGCTTGTCCGTTCACACCGAGCCGGCCACCGTTGCCGACCGTCACCACGCCTGGCATCGGTGTCGATCCCGTCGCCCCACCTTGCACAGCCGCATACTGGCCGGACGCCAGTGTATCTGTAATGGCGACGTCGAGTGCTCGGCCCGTTTGCGACAGGGTTCCCGCGCTGAAATCCGGTACGCCCTCTTGGAACGTCACACCCGTCCCCATGTTACCGATGTAACTATACGTCCCGTTCTGTCCACGGTACATTTGATCCACGGGATTTTCGATGGCTTCGGGATTGGAAACTTTAAAACCTGGTGTGGCCTGGTTGGCTAAATTGTTTGCCAACAACTGTTGGATGCGTTCATTGACTTGCATCCCTGCTGCAGCAGTGGTCAATCCGACGTTCACGATGCGGCACCCTTTCTTCCATGTAGAGCGATGCGTCTAGTCTTCTATCTATCTGATCTTCTCAGGAACTTGGGAAAGATTATTTTCCCTGAGTAAACCATGATCTTGTCCCAAGCTTTGTAAACTGCTGGTTTCGCTTACCGACTCCGCCGGCTCTGGCGGCTGACTTTTCGGCTACTCACTTGTATCTAGCAGCCCTGCTCAGCGAGCCCTTTTACCAGGTTTACGACCCCGCACCTCTCGGTAGCGGCGCCATTCTGGGCTGTCTAACACACGGCCTGTCCCGATGACAACGCAGTGCATAGGGTTTTCCGCAATGTGGACGGGAATTTGCAGCTCATCTTGCAGGAGCTTGTCCAACCCGTCAACGAGCGCGCCGCCGCCTGTGAGAATGACACCTTTATCGAAAATATCCGCAGCCAACTCGGGCGATGTCTTCTCCAACACCGACTTCGTCGCTTGGACAATCGCTTGAATGGGTTCTTGTAACGCCTCGCGCATCTCTTCCGCGTGGACCGTGATGGTCTTTGGCAGACCGGAGACCATATCCCGGCCGCGAACGTCCATGCTGTTCGTGCGCCCGCCCGGATAGACGGTGGCGAGTTCTTTCTTCAGCTCTTCGGCCGTCCGTTCGCCCACCATGAGGTTATACGTACGCCGGATATACTTCACAATGGCCTCGTCGAGCTTGTCCCCTGCGACGCGAAGGGATGTGGAGGTGACGACATCGCCAAGTGACAACACGGCGACGTCCGTCGTTCCCCCGCCGATGTCGACCACCATGCTGCCGCTTGGTTCAAAGATATTCAAACCAGCGCCGATGGCGGCCGCCTTCGGTTCCTCGATCAAATCCACATGCTTAATACCACAAGCTTCCGCGGCTTCCCGTACTGCCTTCTGTTCGACCGACGTGATCCCTGCAGGAATACAAATCATCACCCGCGGCCGGGCAAAAGCGCTTTTGCCAACTGTCTTGCGGAGGAAGTGACGAAGCATGATCTCCGTCACATCAAAATCCGCAATCACGCCTTCGCGCAACGGCCGTATAGCGACGATATTGCCTGGCGTACGACCAAGCATGCGGCGGGCTTCCTCGCCGACAGCAACCACCTGTTTTGTCACCTGATCTATCGCAACGACGGAGGGTTCATCGAGTACAATCCCTTGTCCTTTGACGTGCACCAGCACGTTTGCGGTTCCTAAGTCGACCCCTATATCCCGAGAAAACATTTGCAGCGAGTCCTCCTATTATAGAGCGTGCTTCATCGCATGAGTGGCGTTCATATATTAGTGCAGAAGATAGTAGAATAGAATATACCAGGAAATAGTTCTACAGCCCGCTTGAAACTCCTTTACGCGGATCGAACTTTTTCGACCCATTTTGCGGTTCGTCATCTTTATGATACTTCAATTTCGTTGCTTCGCCGCCACGCAAATGCCGGATGGACTTGTGATACTCGAGAATTTCTTTGACACGATTGGCCAAATCCGGGTTAATTTCCGGTAGTCTCTCGGTCAAGTCCTTGTGCACGGTGCTTTTCGAGACGCCAAACTCGCGCGCTATCGTTCGAACGGTATTACGAGTTTCGACGATATACTCACCGATTTTGAGCGTCCGCTCCTTGATGTAATCATGCACTCCCCTCGCCTCCCCATGCAGGTCAGTTGGTCTGATACAGTATATGAGGGGGTGTACACGGTATGCCTTGGCTAACCCCGCGATAGCTTGTCACACTAAGCTTTTCGCGCACATTTCAACCATTACTCCCTGGGAAATAATCAGACAAATCCGTTATTGCCCGGTGTTCTTGGGGGCGGACAAGTTTGTGATTTCTGGGAGGAAAAACATTTTTCGATCGCGATCGACAAAATTCGTAGACAAAAAAGAACCGCCCCCAAAATTCCCGGGAGCGGCATATGAGTCAAGCATCAAACACCGTCTGTGGTTATTGCTTGGGTAGGACGGATTCCGGATCGATCGGCGTACCATTGTAGTCGACTTCGAAATAGAGATGGTTACCCTGACTCTTCTCGAACTCGTTCGACGTAGTCGTACCAATGGTTTGACCTTGGTGGATGGTATCGCCCTTCTTCACATCGACGGATCCAAGCGACTGATACTTCTCCGTGTACCCGTCTGCACTCTGCACAATCACTTCTTGACCGTACAGCGGCTGATTATCCACCGTCACGATCTTCCCACTCAACGCCGCCGTAACCTGGAAGCTAGAGCCGTCCTTGGTCTTGATGTCGACACCTTTGTGGGCATAGTAAGTGTTGTCATAGTTGACGAGTGCGGCCTCTTGCGCTTTCAAGCTGCCCTTCTGCGGGAAAAATCCCATCGCAACAGATGTGTCGGTTCCATCAGCAACTGGCCAAACGAACGGTTCCTTCGGTTGAGTCACCGTTTGCCCGGTCGCGGCCGTATTCGTATCTACCCCCGTACTGGATGTAGGACTGGTAGACAGTTGGCTGCGCGCGTACATCAAACCAATGATAACCGCTGCAGCACCGAGATAGATTGCCGGATAGAGCCAACGCTTTGACAATACACGCTTTGCATTCACTGGACGCCCGGTCGATTTATTTTGGGGGTCCGCGTTTTTGTTTTCATTCGGATGTTGTTTTTCATCCATGTGGCGCTCACCTCAATAGTGAGTCTCGCCACGGAAACTAGATTCTATACCTAGCGATGGAAAAAAGAGGGTAGATTCGAAGGGGGGCGCCGCTGAAGGGCGCGGGGTGGCTGCCGCCGCGGCGCGGCGGTTGGCGGGGGCTGGGCGGGAGTTGCGTGGGCGCGGGTGGTCGGCGGGGGCCGGGCGGGACAACGGACTTTGGTTCCGTTGTTGATGATAGACGGGCCCGGCAGCGAGATTAGGGGAACTAAATGCTCTTGTTGGCAGAACCTTGCCCTGTGCATGCGAGGATATGGGCATATAGCGGCACGGGAGTCTCTTGCTTGCGTCAGATTGCGTCAGAACGGCCAATCAAGGGAAAATCGTTCTCCTATCGCGATCGCCCGCACGCGGACTGCTTGCCATGAGACTGCCCGGGTATAGAAATAGCGAAAATGTTGACTTGCAGAGCTCTTTCGGTGGCAGCGCGGTTGCTCCGCGACCCGGGGCGACCCGGGGGCCTAGTACCTCGACCTTCCTCTACCTTCTAAGGCCGTTCTCATTGGCTCCCGTACGCGGGACAGTGTGGCCGAATTAAGTATCACTTTGGTAACTATTTGGCTCTCTTCTTGTCGGGATGAACCCTATAGGCACCATTTTGATGCCTATCAGCGGATCGCAATACCCGCAGGGTACACAGACACCTGGCGTTAAGCACTATTTCCGTCGCTATTCGGCTATGCTCACCCGAAAATCTGCAGCATAGACACTATTTTGGTGCCTATCCAACTCCCGCCCACTTGCAGCGACCAAGTGATTAGGTGCCATTTCGCCCCATGTTCATCTCTGCCCCCGCCATCAGCCCCGTTCCCGGGTCCCCACCCTCCCGCGTGACCGCCACGCTCCCGTTCACACCCTGCCTACTCCCCCGTTCCCACCATCCCGTCATCCAACTGTACCGTGGTGCCCGGGTAGAACTTCGCTAAGATATCCTTCCAACTCATGCCCTTGGCGGCGAGCGCTTGGGCCTCGTGGAGACTCATGCCGATGTTCGTGCCTCGGCCATGGGACGTGATGACGAGCCCTTGTGGCCTGACTTGCCATGTGAAATCTGCCGACGGAAGGTGCAAGAGATTCGCGAAATCCGCGCCGCTGATGACTTGCTTGCCGTAGGTGACTGTACTGACGAAGCCGTTCGGTGCCCGG
This is a stretch of genomic DNA from Alicyclobacillus dauci. It encodes these proteins:
- the fabZ gene encoding 3-hydroxyacyl-ACP dehydratase FabZ, giving the protein MELNLPLYAEDIRKILPHRYPFLLVDRVTEIEPGVSVKGYKMVTANEPHFTGHYPDYNVMPGVLITEAMAQLGGVAILSQPDFQGKRPLLSGIDGARYRGQVRPGDKLEMELTIDRLKGRLGKGSGKAYVDGKLVAEATILFALVEAE
- the pgsA gene encoding CDP-diacylglycerol--glycerol-3-phosphate 3-phosphatidyltransferase; the protein is MNLPNMLTLLRLLLIPCYLWAFYATSSPHKVLALLVLLFAGLTDVLDGYIARTYKLETYAGQLLDPLADKLMMVAVLFSLIQSDRVPWLVAGLLVLRDVLMIIGATFFYFQGKRAVPKANVWGKMTTLCYYVAICSIILAWPSDTSGEVLLWFTVALSYVTTALYVAGMDIVTIRRRVY
- a CDS encoding flagellar hook-basal body protein; amino-acid sequence: MAMQSLLTGLNALHASSDWLDRVGENVANSNTIGYGQQQGTFQDALTMQLYGSATDPQNARRTTPPGWRGGTGSVAVGEGPDFTNMDIRQTGGQLDFAIQGPGFFTVQSPQGPLYTKAGNFIWSKQANGQFALATPSGNQVLSSTGQPIIRPANATTMQIQPNGQIVFNGSIQGPRIGIVEIGQPSSHLIAQSDNLYALAPGVQAQPATQSSVQQGALAYSNVDMTATMTDMLQAQRMFELNSESIQLTNQMMGIAATIKP
- a CDS encoding flagellar basal body rod C-terminal domain-containing protein, which codes for MNVGLTTAAAGMQVNERIQQLLANNLANQATPGFKVSNPEAIENPVDQMYRGQNGTYSYIGNMGTGVTFQEGVPDFSAGTLSQTGRALDVAITDTLASGQYAAVQGGATGSTPMPGVVTVGNGGRLGVNGQALAVFDANGQPVQGVYAVRNPNYRGTALTATASAPDYDAGGNPSYLFANAQGQVIGVPGQGAAEGLSIRVGNQSNMGYHSFYPVHYVSSQGQQGIALTKSGSLQVDSNNTLVDSAGNVILPVGANGQPIQGARIVINPRFQGPEVFAKDGQPVTDSQGQASYTVVNAAGQPVPGARLGTVDADVTQLSPLGQTEYMVGNSFAPATVLPQLRTGTGQLQPGQLEESNVDPTTTMTLMLNAVNSYEANQRVIQTEDSLLQTATTDIGKVNG
- the mreB gene encoding rod shape-determining protein, which translates into the protein MFSRDIGVDLGTANVLVHVKGQGIVLDEPSVVAIDQVTKQVVAVGEEARRMLGRTPGNIVAIRPLREGVIADFDVTEIMLRHFLRKTVGKSAFARPRVMICIPAGITSVEQKAVREAAEACGIKHVDLIEEPKAAAIGAGLNIFEPSGSMVVDIGGGTTDVAVLSLGDVVTSTSLRVAGDKLDEAIVKYIRRTYNLMVGERTAEELKKELATVYPGGRTNSMDVRGRDMVSGLPKTITVHAEEMREALQEPIQAIVQATKSVLEKTSPELAADIFDKGVILTGGGALVDGLDKLLQDELQIPVHIAENPMHCVVIGTGRVLDSPEWRRYREVRGRKPGKRAR
- the spoIIID gene encoding sporulation transcriptional regulator SpoIIID; its protein translation is MHDYIKERTLKIGEYIVETRNTVRTIAREFGVSKSTVHKDLTERLPEINPDLANRVKEILEYHKSIRHLRGGEATKLKYHKDDEPQNGSKKFDPRKGVSSGL
- a CDS encoding M23 family metallopeptidase — protein: MDEKQHPNENKNADPQNKSTGRPVNAKRVLSKRWLYPAIYLGAAAVIIGLMYARSQLSTSPTSSTGVDTNTAATGQTVTQPKEPFVWPVADGTDTSVAMGFFPQKGSLKAQEAALVNYDNTYYAHKGVDIKTKDGSSFQVTAALSGKIVTVDNQPLYGQEVIVQSADGYTEKYQSLGSVDVKKGDTIHQGQTIGTTTSNEFEKSQGNHLYFEVDYNGTPIDPESVLPKQ